The genome window ATCGAGTCACTAGGGGAAATGACTGGTAGTTTGCTTGAAATGAATCAGGATGTTGCCAAAGTCATTCTAGAGTGCCAGCAAGATATATGGAACAAGAAGGACAGAGAGCTGTTCTCCCTGGTGGAGGACTTCTTTGAAAATAGCCTCCAGACATTGAACTTCTGCAATGCTCTTGATAAATGCTTGAATCGAGCTCGCGGAAGGCATGTTATAGTTAAGTCTGCGATTACCTGTTTTGAGGAAGAGGTGCAAAATGGGGTTGAAGGGTCCACTTATTTGAAGACTTTGCAAGAGCTTAAGGGTTTCAAGGAAGCCGGGGACCCCTTTACTGAGGAGTTTTATTCCTTGTTTCAGTCAGTTTATCAACAGCAGGCATCAATGCTgaagaaattgaaaattagGAAGCAAAAGCTTGATAAGAAACTGAAGTCCTTCAAGACATTGAAGAGGGTGTCAAATGCCATTTTTGTGGCTGCTTTCGTGTCTGTTTTGATATTCTCAGTGGTCGCAGCTGCCATTGCTGCACCGCCTGTTGTAACTGCTTTGGCTGGTGCATTGGCTGTTCCAATAGGCTCAGTGGGGAAATGGTGTAACTCTCTGTTTAAGCGATATGAGACAGCTTTAAAGGGCCAAAGAGAACTAATCAGTTCTATGCAAGTTGGTAGTTACATTACATTGGTGGACTTGAAAAACATTCGTTTGCGCATCGACCAATTGGAAATAAAGATAGAGTCCATGTTGCAGAGTTCTGATTTTGCTCTTAGAAATGAGGATGCTGTAAAGTTTGCCATAGATGAGATTAAGAAGAATATAGACATTTTTGCAGAGACCATTGAGGCGTTGAGTAAGCAAGCTGATGAATGTAGTCGGCAGATAAGGATGGCAAGGACAGTGGTTGTGAAAAAGATTATTAATTACACAAACACTAGCTGAAAGTCCTTCGGTAGGTTTTGTAGATTACTTTCTCTACCTGGCATCTTCTTTTGCGCCTACCGATTAAACACCCAGCACATGTAGTGGTATTGATGTGCTTATGATTATGAAAAAGCATACAGATATTAACTCGTGTATAACATTTCTATTTATACACTGCCTAATTGCCTATACTTAGGTCTTTGCATTATTCATATTTACGAACAATTTTCctgcttattttttcttttactcttttgCTAGATGCAATTGAACATCCTCTGTGAGACTTTGACTGACTCTGAGATTGGGCAACAATAATGGAATCatgagaaaatatatatatatatatatatatatatatatatatatatatatatatatatatgcagttAAAGCACCCTAACTCCTTCAAGTTGGGACTCCGCTTTGTGATGATAAATTCTTTCTTTATTGGCTTCTTACATGTGAGATGCTTTGATAGGATCCTGATGTTTGAGGCATCCACTGACGATAATAGTCGATGCACCTTGTAGGAATCTGATGACCTTTTCTAAGCATTGTTGGATTTgaagttgtaattttttatcagaAGATTCGGcaatagttataattataattatacttCTAAAATAAACACCTCATATAATACTATTACTAAAAACATGGACATGGGGGCTATCGACCAAGTATGGGTATAAGAGCCTCCCTCGATAAAGAAAAGCGTAGTTATATATGCCATATGGATACACACCTCTTTCACATTCATAATTGCTATCTGTCTCTCTTACTGTCATCCTGTTATTTATATCTTCTATCTTTTTATAAGTGTTTATTAGTATGTGTCCTTGAATCGTTGAGTATAGGTATAATAGGTAATATATGTAAGAAAGGAGAAGTAAAATGAAATTATGTGCAGGAGGTGTTATACAAGTAGGTGTTCATACGTAAATAAGTcagaaaaggggaaaaaatgtaaaagaaatgaCGGTCTCTTAAAATAACTATCTTGTTAGAATGAAATTGGACCCTTTCCATGTCAAATATTAagtattagataaaaattaatgatcacaaaatttattatgtaaatttacatgtgcattaaatatatattaaaatttttagtgttatatatatgacaacattaattattttataacatagttAGTCTATTAACTTAgttggttagagcgttgctaATAACTTAAAAGTTACAGGTTTGATTCTTATTtagatcattaattttaaattaattcataaattatatttttgaaaaaaaaatcaaaaaaatcctATGGGTCACTTACAGATAGATTACCAATTATTGGGCTTATGAAAGGGCAAAACTAGACTTTCACATGTTATCCTGGGTGTATCAGAAAAATGCTAGGTGTTCCTAGCAGTTCCCAGACTAAGATTATCgctttccattttatttttgttaacagAAGGGCCCTAAGGCCCAAACTCCATTGGATGATAGTTATAATGCAATTATTTTGCTCTTACTTAATTAGTATTTAACTTTTgactatttattaattatttaatcctTTAATAATTTAGATCTTCTTCACtcgataagtttttttttagaatattttattcGATATATTAATCCTTTatttgtttgaaaataaaaaaggaaatgtaaaaaaaatataaagagaaataaaaacaaattctaaagatgcgttttttttctttttatataaaaatattattattattatatatatatatatatatatatatatattaattttctttctgtttattctcaaatgaaattaatttattttttattcaaaactaatGGACAACTATGGTCGAAGGTTATAGTGcacttccttttctcttttgctATCATCACttgaaaagacaaaaaagaatGCTTAGTAAAAGtagttgattatttttttttaaaatctagataaaaaaaattaattagtagctGCAATTATTAGCCCAAAGCTATTAAGTTAGCTCgtattaaattaaagaaaatctcTTCAAAATACTTTTgttgaataataatttataaaaatacttgCATTAAATAATGCATTAAAAATAGTCTTATTTAAGATAACattttaaatgtattaaataataaatttatatatatataaataaataaaggaagtGGAATATATacataggaaaaagaaaaataatattaaaatgatttaattgaaaaaaaaggggTGAAGAATATATAACATGTGATTGCGTGAAAGAAACACGTGAGAATCAGAGATACGTGGCGACATGTTCGCGTGGACGCAGCTACTTGTGGCCGCCAATCCTACTTTCTCGCTTTGTTCTTTCCCTCTCCTCTCGTCTCCATCCACACGTTTCTTTAAGCTtcaaaattacattaattaatttacaaaatccaattttgaatatttagcGATCAGATGAGCATGTCAATGTTCCCCCTGAGCTGTAACCTGTTCCAGTCACAACCTAGTCAGCACCACCACAATCCCACGGGTAGGAATCCACCTGTTCCTTTTCTTCAATCATCACCGTCCACGTTTCCGGCCATCTTCGTCTCTTTCTGGATTCTTCTCCTCGTGAAATTGCgttttttttgtttcactttcaaTTTATCGCGCttcaatctctctctctctctctctctatatatatatctctCCTAAACAATTCAACAACACAGAAGTAACAACAGAccattaaaaacacaaaacaagGAAAGCCAGCCAAGTTCCGCGTTTCTTCTTAAAATTCTCGCGTGTCAACCTTATCTGTGGTGTGCTCCATTTGTATTGGAGCTCCTATATAACCAACTTTCCTGACCCATCGTTTTCTTCAATTCAATCCTTAACTTCAATTTATTTCTCTGTCTTTAATTATTATCCTATCGATGGCGTTCAGGAAAACCCTTGCTCAACGGCTCCTTAACATCACCAAAGTGTCATCACAAGCGCTCACCAATTGTCGGATTTCCTCTTCCTCCGTCATCGGAAGGCTTTCACCGCGGGCCGACGAGCCCGTTGATCCCGGAGAAAATGGCCTCTTCCGTGCGCCGCAACTCGCCGGAAACCTCCTCGACAGGCTCAGGACGATGGGTATTGCCCACAACCGGATCCGGTTGGATGGGTTGACGCCGCCTCCGCCGATGGAAATGGTGGACACAGTCACCGTCAAGGACGCGAGAAAATTGCTAAAGGTGGCGCAGGTGGAGATGGTGAAAGCGAAGCTGAGAGAGACCCGAAAGAGTTGCATAACGTTCTCGGAGTTCATTGGGATCTGCGATGAGCATTGCTCGGATCAGGATCAAGCGGTGGAGATTGCAAAGATGTTGGACAATTCCGCGGCTGTGATTGTGTTGGGAGATGTCGTGTTTCTCAGACCCGAAcaggttaattcttaattccttttatttttgtcatttaatCCAATCTAATCCTGTGATACTTTATTTGttttgcaattttgtttttttggtgtGTTTTCGTTGGGTTGTGTTTTAATTTCTGGGTTGTTACAGAGGGGTGATGGTGGAGATCAAagataggttttttttttcatcacatGCTTCTTCGCGTTTCCCATTTAATTGGAGACTACCGAAAACTGAtagtttttttatgattatttcttGTGTTTTTTCGACAGGAATTTGAAACTATGTTGTTTCGCAAGATCTAGAAAGTGTAAAGGATTCCACGTTTGAGGTGGTTAATTAGGGCTGTAAAGGACTGCAAAAGCCCATCAGCTTTCATCCATCACCACCATTCATTCAATTTTGTCATTCTGCGGCTTCACTAATGAgaaatttgggatttttttgaaataaaaaaagaagaaaattcaagaGTTTGGTTCAATTGTGATCTGCTTGAATGAGTCTTTGCCCCTACTAAtcccaaattattttaaaacaagacTAAAATGGTATACAATTATTAGCTGCCATTAAGTGAAAATTGGGGGTTTGATTATGTCTATAAGTGTATTGAAAATTGGAGGTTATAAAGCCCagctttttttataactagGAGGAGGGTGGGTACCTTCTCCTTACATAAAAATACCACAAGAGATTCCCCAATATgtgaaagtgtttttttttttttggggggttgggggggggggggggggggtggagGAGGTTATAGGGGGGGGGGTGGAGGAGGTTATAAAGCCTatccttttttataattaggaGGGTGGGTTAAGGGTTTATTTAGGTGATGGTCATTAGTAAATTTGTTCTTATTTCTTAGGCATTATTAAATTTGTTCTCCTGTGTTTCTTATTAGGTACAATCTCagaaagtttaaatttaaatagcaaGTTTGTGTGATTATTCCTAGAGGAAAAATCAAATGTAGTTAAAGCCAATTGTTTTACCCAAACTCTAAAATTTGTGATACAGGTAGCAAAAGCCATCCAAGGTCTTCTCCCTGTACCAGGAGCCAAGGCGCACGAGTCGGTAAGAAGAGAATTCGAAGTAATGGAGAAAAAGAAGTCAGCCATTGACAAGAAAGCAGACACCATGGTTCGGCGTGAGCTCTGGGGAGGGTTAGGTTTTATGATGGTGCAAACAATGGCATTCATGAGGCTTACGTTTTGGGAACTCTCCTGGGATGTGATGGAACCCATATGCTTCTATTTGACCTCAATGTACTGCATGGCAGGCTACACCTTCTTCCTAAGGACCTCAAAAGAACCTTCCTTTGAAGGCTTCTACCAAGTCCGTTTCAGCTCCAAGCAGAAGCACCTCATGAAGCTTCACAATTTTGACATTGAAAAGTATAATCAACTCAGGGCTGCTTGCTCTCCCACCACCATGCCTCCAAAGTTTGATCCCTCCATTGCTCTCCCATTTGACAATTCTTCCATTCATCAATGATATTGAAGGTGGTGTGGTGATTGGCctaatatgaaaataaagatGATATGGAAGGCCCTCAATAAcattaatcatttttcattcacttCAGAATACAGCACATTGCTGTCTCCTTCGGCAAATTTGGGGTTACAATCCCCTCCACCGATTCATCCCCTTAATGGTGTGTTAGAATTAGATGCGGCTTTATGTAGAACAGATGCTGAGTGTTCTTTTCGATTTTCCTTTAAATGTCTTTTTTGAGAATGACAAAATGTCAAACTCTCTTCATCAAACTTTTTCTTCACCTGCATACGCCTTCATTACAGCAATATTCTCTCCACGAGTACGACAAAATTTGTCCTTCAGCAACAAAgttcttcattttcttaaaacctgacaaattttagatattttcGCACACTAAACATCCAAAGAAATAACACAATAGAAGTAATTGGACAATAATTTTCTGTTGTACACACtcttaaaaacattaatattttagaGTCACAAAATTAGATTTCCATTTAAATTTATCCTTCGAAAATCCAATTTTAGAATCAACTAgaaaatattaacttttaacaaaatttattaaaatatattaacttcAAGCGTGAATAGATAATTAGTCTAATGGAATTGAAAACAAATAGTCTCAAGGAATGGCAATCTGATACTAAGTCTCCGTTGCACAACTCTATTACATGACTGCTTCACCTTCTCATGCTCCTCTTGCTAGTTCCTTTCGAATCCTCTTCCTTCATATTCTTGAATCATGAATGATTATGATTTGGTCCTTATTGACTTGTTCTTGCATATAGATCTTTCATTGAGTTACAAGATTCAAGAAGGAGCAAATATTCTGCGGGGTACGTAGTTAAACAAGTCTAAAACTTTTCTTATCTCGGATTCTACAAATACAAGGAGTGTAATTGAGCCAGCTGTGTGGAAAATACCAGCACCATCAAAGTCTTTGGGGTTCTCATGGAGTGTTATTAGACCAAAGTTCAAACCAAAGGAAACTTGAGGAGGCTGAGTATTATCAGAGATGATCAACATTCTAAATATCCTCTTGTAATCTGTCTCAGGAAACAATTTCTCACTTGTTCTTCTCTTGTGCCTTCTCTCATTCAGTTTGAACAAGGATACATAGGTGGCCGGGTTTCGAGGTAGAACCGATTACTCATTTTTGGCATCATTGGGGTCTTTCTCTGGGATATAGGAAGAAATTCCTTTGGAAGACAGTATGGACAGCGACATCTTGGTCTATATGGCTACACAGGAATGCAGTCATACATTTAAGGAAGTGGAGCTATGTCAGGTATCCCTGGTTGAGTGAATTATTTTCATGGTTTGGTCTTGGTTGAAGGCGAGTTTTAAAGCATCTTTTTATGACTGGTTGAACCAACCCGTTTTGTGTCTCAATGCTGTCTGATGGTTCCCTTGGTGAATTTTAGCCAGAGATTAAACTTTCTTGGAAGGGGCCTGATTCGAATGCTGGTTGAGGGATTATTCTAGCTGTTCACAATTGGAGGGCTGGgtttttatctttgtttatGGTTTACTGTGGCTGGTCATTGTTCTTTATCATAAGTAGGGTAGGATTGTTGCACATGAGTAGCAACACGTTCTTCTTTTTATGCCAAGTTTAATAGGAAAGATTATCTGTTTTTGGATTCTCTTTCTTTTCGTAACTTGGTTGGagtactttttttgttttcataggGTATCTCTTGTCCTCCAACTGTGATTACAACAtacaacttctttttttttcctgattatTACAACTTGTAATGCAATAAGTAATGAAGTATCTAACCCAATACTCATGGTAAACATCTTACAACTTGTAGGTCAGATTCCGaatccctctttttcctttcttctgttaAAATACTACCATGAAAAGcaaattattgttataattttaagaaacacAAAACGGTAACAACTATTTATTGGGTAATTTTACGATGCCTTGCTTGTATGCCACCTCCATTAAACAGgctaatcatttttaataaaagggAATCAAATAGTCAATCATGAATTTTCAAAAGGCTGAAACGTTTCCTAAATGGTTTCTAACACaggttgaaaattaaattttggttcAATTCCTTTCCCTTGCGCATTAAAACTCTAGGAGGATATGAATGtttaatatcaaataaatttgttaCTACGTGGatgaatttgtataaaaaaagatGTTAGGCCGGAGCCCAATTCCCGTAATGCTTCAAGGCCCAAACAGATAGAAAGTAAAGGCAAATACTTCTTGCACCTCTTTTTTGTGTCCTGCACCcctaaatgttttaaatttccaTATCATCCTCTCTTTATTCTAGAATATCTATTCCAAAAATGTATATGTATtcctaaatatgattttttatttattttgaaataggtATTCGAGAAGTGTATAGGTGTTCCGGAATGACTACTCTAGAATATGGTTTTCATATTCTAGAATAATTATCATGGAAGTGGATACCTCAGCACCCAAATGTATTTCCCTTTCTTTATTCATAGAAACTCAACACAAAAAGCTTTCACTCCCATATCTCTAAACCCAAAAGTGTTTCCCTTTCTTTTGTTCCCTTTTTTCTCTCAAGAAGGGAAGGGACGAGGAGGTGAGCAATGGTTATGTGGGTTTGGGTGGAGGTGGGGCATTGTGGTTATTGGGTTTAGAGGTGGGATGCAGTGATGTTGGGTTTATGGCCAGGGTTGTGAAAGTGAGGGAAGGGGTGCTGAGTGCTGACTATCACGCATAGAAGGTAAATGTGTCCTTTAATTATAATTGTGGGTGCAGAAAGTAATTCTTGAAAATGAAAGACGATTCCGATTGATAAGTACGGTGGATCCATTGATTTCTCTTTAGGAAATTACTTTATGTACTCCACTTTTTTCATGTTACACCCCTCAAATTCATAATATTTCCTTCTTACCCTTCTTCTCCCAAATAAACCTTAGTCACCTCTCCTTCAAACCTCTTTGACCATCCATCTCCCCTCCACCCAATGCCACCTAGACTCTGCACCAAATCCACCACCGCCGCACGGGTCACTGTGACCCACGAACTTCCACATTGCAGCAAACCCACCATTCCACTGTACCACGTTTTGGATTGAGAAATCCGTAATACAAAATGCATTATGGATTCATGAGGATATAAAAAGCAAATATTGGGTGCATAAAGTACTTACCTTGACTTCAAAGGAAATTGGCCGATTAGCATATTATTCATAGAATAGTGGATATATAATAATTAGAATAGACCCctcaaaaagagaaaggaatagTTAGATTAGACCAAAATACTACTAGTAccttaataaacaaataaataaataaggtgagagaaaaaaaaaatgtagaggAACCTGGAAACTTCCACGAGGTTTTCGGTGAAAACCAAATTTGGGGCTTTGCATCGCAAGATTTACCCTTTCCAATCAAAATTCTTCTGCCTTCCCCTACCAATTCTTTCTCTCAACCGATTTGTAAGTTTCTCTCTCAGATTTCTTATTTCGTTAtcaattcatgtttttttaattttttattttctacgtTTTTATTCTGAGACGAGATCTGTATCTGTATCTGTTTTTCTTtcgttaaaatatttttctttctgctTTTGTTTTCTCGTTCCACTAATTGCCACGTTCAATCCCTAGATTTATACGTCGATTATTCGATTGCTTTTCGTGCAATTCGCTGATTTGTATTTTAGTATAACCTTGTTGGTGACAATGATGCGATATAGCGTATGgtgattgtttttttcttttttgtgacattttaattaattttgtttgtgaAGATCTGAGTGAGGGGTTTGGCCAATGACGAGTGGTTTTGGTGAATCAACGAGAGCGTCTGCACCGAGCCCATCATGCTCGGGGAACAGTTCAAACGATGCCGGTGATTTTGAATGCAACATATGCTTCGATTTGGCGCAAGACCCTGTGATCACACTCTGTGGTCACCTATTCTGTTGGCCATGCCTTTATAGGTGGCTCCACCATCACTCCCATTCTCAGGAATGCCCTGTTTGCAAGGCCCTTGTGCAGGAAGAGAAATTGGTTCCTCTTTATGGAAGGGGCAAAACACAGACTGATCCCAGGACCAAGTCATATCCTGGAATGGAGATCCCCCACCGTCCTTCCGGGCAGAGGCCGCAAACCGCGCCACCCCCGCCACCTCCTGAGGCTAACCCTTTCGGGAGTTATGGGTTTGGACTAATGGGAGGGTTCATTCCTATGGCAACTgctcgatttggaaacttcaCGCTTTCCACTGCCTTTGGCGGGTTTATCCCGTCCCTACTCAACATTCATTTCCATGGGTTTCAGGATGCCACTGTCTATGGGACAACGTCTGGTTATCCCTTTGGGTTTAATGGCTTTCATGGAGGGAACACGCGGGGTTTTACGCAGGCAACTGGTCAAGTGCAGCGGCAGGAGGATAATGTTTTGAAGAATCTGCTTATGTTGATTGGGTTTCTTGTCCTTCTTACGGTAATTTTTGTGTGGTAATGGTCGTTCTGTGTTGAGGTTACAATGCTTCTTAAGGAGTTGCGTGTGTAAATATTTTAACTGGCTTTATGAGGGAATTGTATGCTTGAGAGTGCTGCCACTTTGGCTCTTTATTAACTGTATTATAAGCATATGCAGTAAACTTGAATGCTGCCTATTTGTCTTTATCGCTTGCCTGTTGTTTTTTCTGTCTTTTAATAGCTTCTCTCAATCTGATACTATATTTTGGTCTTAAAACCTTTGGTTGTTGGTCTCACAAAAGTGGCTTATTTTTCAAGTATCTGGAATAATAGTTGGTAGCTTCACTGTG of Glycine soja cultivar W05 chromosome 1, ASM419377v2, whole genome shotgun sequence contains these proteins:
- the LOC114420995 gene encoding UPF0496 protein At2g18630-like, whose product is MMGGQSSKIPSNSGVPTPIKMGTHSLYAADLNSYEAACVEDPNLQSLDATIQERTNRVITSLANGIEVRSISIESLGEMTGSLLEMNQDVAKVILECQQDIWNKKDRELFSLVEDFFENSLQTLNFCNALDKCLNRARGRHVIVKSAITCFEEEVQNGVEGSTYLKTLQELKGFKEAGDPFTEEFYSLFQSVYQQQASMLKKLKIRKQKLDKKLKSFKTLKRVSNAIFVAAFVSVLIFSVVAAAIAAPPVVTALAGALAVPIGSVGKWCNSLFKRYETALKGQRELISSMQVGSYITLVDLKNIRLRIDQLEIKIESMLQSSDFALRNEDAVKFAIDEIKKNIDIFAETIEALSKQADECSRQIRMARTVVVKKIINYTNTS
- the LOC114421023 gene encoding E3 ubiquitin-protein ligase RNF185-like: MTSGFGESTRASAPSPSCSGNSSNDAGDFECNICFDLAQDPVITLCGHLFCWPCLYRWLHHHSHSQECPVCKALVQEEKLVPLYGRGKTQTDPRTKSYPGMEIPHRPSGQRPQTAPPPPPPEANPFGSYGFGLMGGFIPMATARFGNFTLSTAFGGFIPSLLNIHFHGFQDATVYGTTSGYPFGFNGFHGGNTRGFTQATGQVQRQEDNVLKNLLMLIGFLVLLTVIFVW
- the LOC114421014 gene encoding calcium uniporter protein 2, mitochondrial-like; translated protein: MAFRKTLAQRLLNITKVSSQALTNCRISSSSVIGRLSPRADEPVDPGENGLFRAPQLAGNLLDRLRTMGIAHNRIRLDGLTPPPPMEMVDTVTVKDARKLLKVAQVEMVKAKLRETRKSCITFSEFIGICDEHCSDQDQAVEIAKMLDNSAAVIVLGDVVFLRPEQVAKAIQGLLPVPGAKAHESVRREFEVMEKKKSAIDKKADTMVRRELWGGLGFMMVQTMAFMRLTFWELSWDVMEPICFYLTSMYCMAGYTFFLRTSKEPSFEGFYQVRFSSKQKHLMKLHNFDIEKYNQLRAACSPTTMPPKFDPSIALPFDNSSIHQ